In a genomic window of Sphingomonas koreensis:
- a CDS encoding DsbA family protein, translated as MSEAMVKNPLALAGLLALSAAIGAGAVLGVQALVPAGVAGIDEARVGKIVRNYVLENPEILPEAMKRLQERETGKAVASSRSAITEPYASAWEGNPKGDVTVAVYMDYACGYCRASLPMIARLVAEDSNVRIVYRELPVLSEVSRVAARWGLAAAEQGKFKPFHTALYSAGQLSEASIRAASASAGLDDAKAQAALATPRVEAEIARNLDTAGKLGVTGTPSWVVGDRVISGMVPYEVLQDAVKAARKKG; from the coding sequence TTGAGTGAGGCTATGGTGAAGAATCCGCTGGCGCTTGCCGGCTTGCTGGCGTTGTCCGCGGCGATTGGCGCGGGCGCGGTGCTGGGCGTTCAGGCGCTGGTTCCGGCCGGTGTCGCGGGGATCGACGAGGCGCGGGTCGGCAAGATCGTGCGCAACTATGTGCTCGAGAATCCCGAAATCCTGCCAGAGGCGATGAAGCGTCTGCAGGAGCGCGAGACCGGAAAGGCCGTCGCGTCGAGCCGTTCGGCGATCACCGAGCCATATGCGAGCGCATGGGAAGGCAATCCGAAGGGCGACGTCACCGTCGCGGTCTATATGGACTATGCCTGCGGCTATTGCCGCGCCAGCCTGCCGATGATCGCGCGGCTGGTGGCAGAGGACAGCAATGTCCGCATCGTCTATCGCGAGCTGCCGGTCCTGAGCGAGGTCAGCCGGGTCGCGGCGCGCTGGGGTCTCGCTGCAGCCGAGCAGGGCAAGTTCAAGCCGTTCCACACCGCGCTCTATTCGGCCGGTCAGCTGAGCGAGGCGTCGATCCGTGCGGCATCGGCATCGGCGGGGCTGGACGATGCGAAGGCGCAGGCGGCGCTCGCCACGCCGCGCGTCGAGGCCGAGATCGCCCGCAACCTCGATACCGCAGGCAAGCTCGGCGTCACCGGCACGCCGAGCTGGGTGGTCGGCGACCGGGTGATCTCGGGCATGGTGCCCTATGAGGTCCTTCAGGATGCGGTGAAGGCGGCGCGCAAGAAGGGGTAG
- a CDS encoding serine hydrolase domain-containing protein, with protein sequence MRIGVLAILLAGLAASPATAQHTRDDAIAALARANPRTAIGAALIRDGKVVWTGVAGAQTDKQPATRDTLFNVASMTKPVTAELVMRLVQAKRIGLDEPMARVWMDPDVAGDPRANRLTPRMALSHQTGFPNWRPQNQRLTFVREPGTGFVYSGEGIELVARFAARKLRADFEDLADSQVFRPMGLTRIAYTWRPWMEGRVAVPANGNGYPGTAGPHPYGHWLGADDIYTTVGDYAAFVAGVARGDGLSAALKAERLRPQVAMPGCAKPVAGCPDSVAMGLGWQVLTFGKRRLALHEGGDPGVSAIAYFDVDSRDGALIFLSGEGDAPLAMQVIEAVDPQSLVLSGYRAMMKSRETAE encoded by the coding sequence ATGCGTATCGGTGTCCTGGCGATCCTTTTGGCTGGTCTGGCAGCGAGCCCTGCAACCGCGCAGCATACGCGTGACGATGCGATCGCGGCGCTGGCGCGCGCGAACCCCCGCACTGCGATCGGTGCTGCGTTGATCCGCGACGGCAAGGTCGTGTGGACCGGGGTCGCCGGCGCGCAGACCGACAAGCAGCCGGCGACCCGCGACACGCTGTTCAACGTCGCGTCGATGACCAAGCCGGTGACCGCCGAACTGGTGATGCGGCTGGTCCAGGCGAAGCGGATCGGTCTCGACGAGCCGATGGCGCGCGTGTGGATGGACCCCGATGTCGCGGGCGACCCGCGCGCGAACCGGCTCACGCCGCGAATGGCGCTCAGCCACCAGACCGGCTTCCCCAACTGGCGGCCGCAGAACCAGCGGCTGACCTTCGTGCGCGAGCCGGGAACCGGTTTCGTCTATTCGGGCGAGGGCATCGAGCTGGTCGCACGCTTCGCCGCACGCAAGCTGCGCGCGGATTTCGAGGATCTGGCAGACAGCCAAGTGTTCCGCCCGATGGGCCTCACCCGCATCGCCTATACCTGGCGGCCGTGGATGGAGGGCCGGGTAGCGGTTCCGGCGAACGGCAACGGTTACCCCGGAACCGCAGGGCCGCACCCCTATGGCCATTGGCTGGGGGCGGACGACATCTATACGACGGTCGGCGACTATGCGGCCTTCGTCGCGGGAGTAGCGCGCGGCGACGGGTTGAGCGCGGCGCTCAAGGCCGAGCGGTTGCGCCCGCAGGTGGCGATGCCGGGTTGTGCGAAGCCCGTCGCGGGCTGCCCGGACAGCGTGGCGATGGGACTGGGCTGGCAGGTGCTGACCTTCGGCAAGCGGCGGCTGGCGCTGCACGAGGGCGGCGATCCCGGCGTCTCCGCCATCGCCTATTTCGACGTCGATAGCCGCGACGGCGCGCTGATCTTCCTGTCGGGTGAGGGCGACGCACCGCTGGCAATGCAGGTGATCGAGGCGGTCGATCCGCAGTCGCTGGTGCTCAGCGGCTATCGCGCGATGATGAAGTCGCGCGAAACCGCCGAATAA
- a CDS encoding ABC transporter ATP-binding protein encodes MQPILSVRGVSKTYASGHKALGSVDLDINKGEIFALLGPNGAGKTTLISIICGIVTPSSGTIVVDGHDAISEPRAARMKIGLVPQELSVDMFETVQATTRYSRRLFGRPANDAYIDQVLKDLSLYDKRNSKVMELSGGMKRRVLIAKALAHEPDILFLDEPTAGVDVSLRRDMWKLIGSLRERGTTIILTTHYIEEAEEMADRVGVINKGELLLVEGKAELMKKLGKREMDIALVEPMTAIPGELEEWHLALEDEGHRLRYTFDAQAERTGIPSLLRKLGDLGIQFKDLDTSKSSLEDIFVDLVETRNEEKAA; translated from the coding sequence ATGCAGCCGATCCTCTCCGTTCGCGGTGTCAGCAAGACCTATGCCTCGGGGCACAAGGCGTTGGGATCGGTCGATCTCGACATCAACAAGGGCGAGATTTTCGCGCTGCTGGGACCCAATGGCGCGGGCAAGACGACGCTGATCTCGATCATCTGCGGCATCGTCACGCCGAGTTCGGGCACGATCGTCGTCGATGGGCACGATGCGATCAGCGAGCCGCGCGCGGCGCGGATGAAGATCGGTCTCGTGCCGCAGGAACTGTCGGTGGACATGTTCGAGACGGTCCAGGCGACGACGCGCTACAGCCGTCGGCTGTTCGGCCGCCCTGCGAACGATGCCTATATCGATCAGGTGCTCAAGGACCTGTCGCTCTACGACAAGCGCAATTCCAAGGTAATGGAGCTTTCGGGCGGGATGAAGCGCCGGGTGCTGATCGCCAAGGCGCTGGCGCACGAACCCGACATCCTGTTCCTCGACGAGCCGACTGCGGGCGTCGATGTGTCCTTGCGCCGCGACATGTGGAAGCTGATCGGCTCGCTGCGCGAACGCGGCACCACGATCATCCTAACCACCCACTATATCGAGGAGGCCGAGGAAATGGCCGACCGGGTGGGGGTGATCAACAAGGGCGAACTGCTGCTGGTGGAGGGCAAGGCCGAGCTGATGAAGAAGCTCGGCAAGCGCGAAATGGATATCGCGCTGGTCGAGCCGATGACGGCAATTCCGGGCGAGCTGGAGGAATGGCACCTCGCGCTCGAGGATGAGGGGCATCGCCTGCGCTATACCTTCGACGCGCAGGCCGAGCGCACCGGCATCCCCTCGCTGCTGCGCAAGCTCGGCGATCTCGGCATCCAGTTCAAGGATCTCGATACCTCCAAGTCGAGCCTCGAGGATATCTTCGTCGACCTTGTCGAAACTCGAAATGAGGAGAAGGCGGCATGA
- a CDS encoding ABC transporter permease: protein MKGFNHHGVWAIYRFEMARAMRTLWQSLVTPVITTALYFVVFGGAIGSRMQELDGVAYGSFIVPGLIMMNLLQLSISNASIGIYFPKFTGTVYELLSAPVSAMEMVISYVGAAATKSIAIGLIILVTAMLFVDVPIRHPAMMLTMLVLTALTFSMLGFIIGIWAKGFEQLSFVPALIVTPLTFLGGAFYTINMLPDPWRTISLANPVVYLVSGFRWSFFGTGDVSIGVSLGFTAAFMLVCLGVIGWIFKSGWRLKN from the coding sequence ATGAAGGGGTTCAACCATCACGGCGTCTGGGCGATCTACCGGTTCGAGATGGCGCGCGCGATGCGTACCCTGTGGCAGAGCCTGGTCACCCCGGTCATCACCACGGCGCTCTATTTCGTAGTGTTCGGCGGCGCGATCGGATCGCGGATGCAGGAGCTCGACGGGGTCGCCTATGGCAGCTTCATCGTGCCGGGCCTGATCATGATGAACCTGTTGCAGCTGTCGATCTCCAACGCGTCGATCGGCATCTACTTTCCGAAGTTCACCGGCACCGTGTACGAGCTGCTCTCGGCGCCGGTCTCGGCGATGGAGATGGTGATCAGCTATGTCGGCGCGGCGGCGACGAAGTCGATCGCGATCGGTCTGATCATCCTGGTGACGGCGATGCTGTTCGTCGACGTGCCGATCAGGCATCCCGCGATGATGCTGACGATGCTGGTGCTGACGGCGCTTACCTTCTCCATGCTCGGCTTCATCATCGGCATCTGGGCCAAGGGGTTCGAGCAGCTCTCGTTCGTGCCCGCGCTGATCGTGACGCCGCTGACCTTCCTCGGCGGCGCCTTCTACACGATCAACATGCTGCCCGATCCGTGGCGGACGATCAGCCTCGCCAACCCGGTCGTCTACCTCGTCAGCGGGTTCCGCTGGAGCTTTTTCGGCACCGGCGACGTGTCGATCGGGGTCAGCCTCGGCTTCACCGCGGCGTTCATGCTGGTCTGCCTCGGCGTGATCGGCTGGATCTTCAAGAGCGGCTGGCGGCTCAAGAACTGA
- a CDS encoding CocE/NonD family hydrolase produces MYRRTAALLAAALAATALTAPAPARQATTTTPPTAAFTREEIMIPMRDGTRLQTVILRPTDKAGKLPIILRRTPYGVPNAAPRSTPESMRFLMQDGYILVIQNMRGRYKSEGRFDMSTALSPQGSNAPDEASDAYDTIDWLVKNLPGNNGRVGMMGGSYPGYTAAVALARPHPALKAASPQAAWNDWWMNDDLHRYGAFRLSYLTDWAYGLQNNKNGDDFDYNPGGPPPVDLYDWFLKLGPVENLDKLHFKGSVPMLTQVIEHPDYDDHWKRQVWTDRLGRTTVPTLHVVGFWDQEDPLGGWKIYERMEKDDPKGLSMIVAGPWNHGSWRDAGDNLGYIPFGKPSGTEFMRDIEAPFFAYWLHGKGPRPTGEARIFQSGSWEWKTYAKWPPAESKATSLYLHADGSLSFTAPSGEGCREYISDPANPVPYRERPISVTYPSQEWKWWEAADQRFVNGRPDVLTYVSAPLDKDLTVSGAISATLQASTSGTDSDMVVKLIDVLPDDYDRTTPIKALGDYPKTLNGYQLPIAMEVRRGRWLESFSTPKPLVPNKVVAWNVPLRDHDHVFRKGHRIMVQVQSSWFPVIDRNPQRFVPNIYKAKPADFVKATQRVCAGSLVTLPVAG; encoded by the coding sequence ATGTATCGCCGCACCGCCGCCCTTCTTGCCGCCGCCCTCGCCGCCACCGCATTGACGGCCCCTGCCCCGGCACGCCAGGCGACGACGACGACGCCGCCGACAGCGGCCTTCACGCGTGAGGAAATCATGATCCCGATGCGCGACGGGACCCGGCTGCAGACGGTGATCCTGCGCCCGACGGACAAGGCCGGGAAACTGCCGATCATCCTGCGGCGCACGCCCTATGGCGTCCCCAACGCCGCACCGCGCTCGACGCCGGAATCGATGCGCTTCCTTATGCAGGACGGCTATATTCTCGTCATCCAGAACATGCGCGGGCGCTACAAGTCGGAAGGCAGGTTCGACATGTCGACGGCGCTCTCGCCGCAAGGGTCGAACGCGCCGGACGAGGCGAGCGACGCGTATGACACGATCGACTGGCTGGTGAAGAATCTCCCCGGCAACAATGGCCGCGTCGGCATGATGGGCGGTTCCTATCCGGGTTATACCGCCGCCGTCGCGCTCGCCCGGCCGCACCCGGCACTGAAGGCGGCGAGCCCGCAGGCGGCGTGGAACGACTGGTGGATGAACGACGACCTGCACCGCTACGGTGCGTTCCGCCTCTCCTACCTCACCGACTGGGCCTATGGCCTTCAGAACAACAAGAATGGCGACGACTTCGACTACAACCCCGGCGGGCCACCGCCGGTGGACCTGTACGACTGGTTCCTGAAGCTCGGCCCCGTCGAGAATCTCGACAAGCTGCATTTCAAGGGCAGCGTGCCGATGCTGACCCAGGTCATCGAACACCCCGACTATGACGATCACTGGAAGCGACAGGTGTGGACCGACCGGCTCGGACGCACCACCGTGCCGACGCTCCATGTCGTCGGCTTCTGGGACCAGGAGGACCCGCTCGGCGGCTGGAAGATCTACGAGCGGATGGAGAAGGACGATCCCAAGGGGCTGAGCATGATCGTCGCGGGTCCGTGGAACCATGGCAGCTGGCGCGATGCGGGCGACAATCTCGGCTATATCCCGTTCGGCAAGCCCAGCGGCACCGAGTTCATGCGCGACATCGAAGCGCCCTTCTTCGCCTATTGGCTGCACGGCAAGGGCCCTCGACCAACCGGCGAGGCCAGGATCTTCCAGAGCGGATCGTGGGAGTGGAAGACCTACGCCAAATGGCCGCCCGCGGAGAGCAAGGCGACCAGCCTCTATCTTCATGCCGACGGATCGCTGTCGTTCACCGCACCCTCGGGCGAAGGCTGCCGCGAATATATCTCCGACCCGGCCAACCCGGTGCCATACCGCGAGCGGCCGATCTCGGTCACCTATCCGTCGCAGGAATGGAAATGGTGGGAAGCGGCGGACCAGCGTTTCGTCAACGGGCGGCCCGACGTGCTGACCTATGTCAGTGCGCCGCTCGACAAGGACCTGACCGTCAGCGGCGCGATCAGCGCAACGCTGCAGGCCTCGACCTCGGGCACCGACAGCGACATGGTCGTCAAGCTGATCGACGTCCTGCCCGACGACTATGACAGGACGACCCCGATCAAGGCGTTGGGCGATTATCCGAAGACGCTCAACGGCTATCAGCTGCCGATCGCGATGGAGGTGCGGCGCGGACGCTGGCTGGAGAGCTTCTCCACGCCCAAGCCGCTGGTTCCGAACAAGGTGGTCGCGTGGAACGTGCCGCTGCGCGACCATGACCATGTCTTCAGAAAGGGGCACCGGATCATGGTTCAGGTCCAGTCGAGCTGGTTCCCGGTGATCGACCGCAACCCGCAGCGTTTCGTACCCAATATCTACAAGGCCAAGCCCGCCGACTTCGTGAAGGCGACCCAGCGGGTGTGCGCCGGATCGCTTGTCACATTGCCGGTTGCGGGATGA
- a CDS encoding CPBP family intramembrane glutamic endopeptidase, whose amino-acid sequence MIHWALLAALIAAYAWYLRGGGVPPQTSRIDRYRRWMRRAPLAFGMTAIAALAIGGRLDALTRLPPEFAALAAEARWLAGFEGAAFEAAVLGGLAGGALIGLLLARWRLGRGKPPFSAGDIERILPRNRSELGWTAALGTAAGIVEELFFRLALPLFATLATGSAPLGFTLATLLFAGAHRYQGWAGMAFSALAGALLATIYLATGDLWFAMLVHVLLNLNGLVLRPALLRPRSD is encoded by the coding sequence TTGATCCACTGGGCGCTGCTGGCGGCACTCATCGCCGCCTATGCCTGGTATCTCCGGGGCGGCGGGGTGCCGCCGCAAACCAGCCGGATCGACCGCTATCGCCGCTGGATGCGCCGCGCGCCGCTGGCGTTCGGGATGACCGCGATCGCCGCGCTGGCGATCGGCGGGCGGCTCGACGCGCTGACCCGCCTGCCGCCCGAGTTCGCGGCGCTGGCGGCCGAAGCGCGCTGGCTTGCCGGTTTCGAGGGCGCGGCGTTCGAGGCCGCGGTGCTGGGGGGCCTGGCCGGCGGCGCGCTGATCGGACTTCTCCTCGCGCGCTGGCGATTGGGACGCGGGAAACCGCCGTTCAGCGCCGGCGATATCGAGCGTATCCTGCCGCGCAACCGCAGCGAACTGGGCTGGACCGCCGCGCTGGGCACCGCCGCGGGGATCGTCGAGGAGCTGTTCTTTCGCCTTGCCCTGCCGCTGTTCGCGACGCTGGCGACCGGAAGCGCGCCGCTTGGCTTTACGCTCGCGACGTTGCTCTTCGCCGGCGCGCACCGTTATCAGGGCTGGGCCGGCATGGCCTTCTCCGCCCTCGCCGGCGCGCTGCTCGCGACGATCTATCTGGCGACGGGCGATCTGTGGTTCGCGATGCTGGTGCATGTGCTGCTCAACCTCAACGGCCTCGTCCTGCGCCCGGCATTGCTTCGGCCAAGGAGCGATTGA
- the glpX gene encoding class II fructose-bisphosphatase, whose amino-acid sequence MQTASKVLDRVLVLEMVRVTEAAAIAASKLTGRGDEKAADAAAVEAMRASLNSLYMDGTVVIGEGERDEAPMLYIGEKVGSAPGKGPKIDIALDPLEGTTICAKAGPNSLAVLAIAEEGNLLNAPDVYMDKIAVGPGYPPNVIDLDKSPTANIEAIAAAKGVKPNEIIACVLDRPRHEKMIAELRAIGCGVVLIGDGDVAGVIATTDPDTTIDVYMGQGGAPEGVLACAALRCVGGQFKGRLVFRNEDERSRARRWGIEDLDKQYDLTELAKGDCIFAATGVTDGSLLEGVKRKPGKMTTESVVMRSSSGTVRWVRGEHRNG is encoded by the coding sequence ATGCAGACCGCCAGCAAGGTGCTCGACCGCGTTCTTGTGCTCGAAATGGTGCGTGTCACCGAAGCCGCGGCGATCGCCGCCTCCAAACTCACCGGCCGCGGTGACGAGAAGGCGGCCGATGCCGCCGCGGTCGAGGCGATGCGTGCCTCGCTCAACTCGCTCTACATGGACGGCACCGTCGTGATCGGCGAGGGCGAGCGCGACGAGGCGCCGATGCTCTATATCGGCGAGAAGGTGGGCAGCGCACCGGGCAAGGGCCCGAAGATCGACATCGCGCTCGACCCGCTCGAAGGCACCACCATCTGTGCCAAGGCGGGGCCGAACAGCCTTGCCGTGCTGGCGATCGCCGAAGAGGGCAACCTGCTCAACGCCCCCGACGTCTATATGGACAAGATCGCAGTCGGCCCGGGCTATCCGCCGAACGTCATCGATCTCGACAAGTCGCCGACCGCGAACATCGAGGCGATCGCCGCGGCCAAGGGCGTCAAGCCGAACGAGATCATCGCCTGCGTGCTCGATCGTCCGCGCCACGAGAAGATGATCGCCGAGCTGCGCGCGATCGGCTGCGGCGTGGTGCTGATCGGCGACGGTGACGTTGCGGGCGTCATCGCCACCACCGATCCCGACACGACGATCGACGTCTATATGGGCCAGGGCGGCGCGCCCGAGGGCGTGCTCGCCTGCGCCGCGCTGCGTTGCGTCGGCGGCCAGTTCAAGGGCCGGCTCGTCTTCCGCAACGAGGATGAGCGGTCGCGCGCGCGCCGCTGGGGGATCGAGGATCTCGACAAGCAGTACGACCTGACCGAGCTGGCCAAGGGCGACTGCATCTTCGCCGCGACCGGCGTGACCGACGGATCGCTGCTCGAAGGCGTCAAGCGCAAGCCGGGCAAGATGACCACCGAAAGCGTCGTGATGCGCTCAAGCTCGGGCACCGTCCGCTGGGTGCGGGGCGAGCACCGCAACGGATGA
- a CDS encoding homoserine dehydrogenase: MTEPLRVALAGLGTVGAGVIRLIDANAELIARRAGRPIEIVAVSARDRAKDRGVDITRFDWVDDMTELARHPKADVVVELIGGSDGPALALARATLAAGKGLVTANKAMIAHHGLELAQVAEKSDTPMKFEAAVAGGVPVIKGLREGAAANQIDRVYGILNGTCNFILSKMEAEGRDFGEVLAEAQAAGFAEADPSFDIDGVDAAHKLSILASIAFGTQPAFGDVAIGGIRHLLAADIAEAAALGYRIRLLGIADLSGNGLFQRVHPHLVPLSHPLAHVLGPTNAVVAEGNFVGRLLFQGAGAGDGPTASAVVADLIDIARTEFGPPYAMPATSLAAEPVAPTGERRGRAYLRFTVADKVGVLAEIAAAMRDAGVSIESLIQRGAMADGSVLVAIVTHEVPERSIAQALEKLRGSPSLAGEPMWMHILGE, from the coding sequence ATGACCGAACCGTTGCGCGTTGCTCTTGCCGGCCTTGGAACCGTGGGTGCGGGCGTCATTCGCCTGATCGACGCCAATGCCGAGCTGATCGCGCGCCGTGCGGGCCGGCCGATCGAGATCGTCGCGGTTTCCGCGCGCGATCGCGCCAAGGATCGCGGCGTCGACATCACGCGCTTCGACTGGGTCGACGACATGACCGAACTCGCCCGCCACCCCAAGGCGGACGTGGTGGTCGAGCTGATCGGCGGCTCCGATGGTCCCGCGCTTGCGCTCGCGCGTGCGACGCTCGCGGCGGGCAAGGGCCTGGTCACCGCCAACAAGGCGATGATCGCGCATCACGGGCTCGAACTCGCTCAGGTCGCCGAGAAGAGCGACACGCCGATGAAGTTCGAGGCGGCGGTCGCAGGCGGCGTGCCGGTGATCAAGGGGTTGCGCGAGGGCGCAGCGGCGAACCAGATCGACCGCGTCTATGGCATCCTCAACGGCACCTGCAATTTCATCCTCTCCAAGATGGAAGCCGAAGGCCGCGACTTCGGCGAGGTGCTGGCCGAGGCGCAGGCGGCGGGCTTTGCCGAAGCCGATCCCAGCTTCGACATCGACGGCGTCGATGCCGCGCACAAGCTCTCGATCCTCGCGAGCATTGCGTTCGGCACCCAGCCGGCGTTCGGCGACGTCGCGATCGGCGGCATCCGCCATTTGCTCGCCGCCGATATCGCCGAAGCCGCGGCGCTGGGCTATCGCATCCGCCTACTCGGCATCGCGGACCTGAGCGGCAATGGGCTGTTCCAGCGCGTCCACCCCCACCTTGTCCCGCTTTCGCATCCGCTGGCGCATGTCCTCGGCCCGACCAACGCGGTCGTGGCGGAAGGCAATTTCGTCGGCCGGCTGCTGTTCCAGGGCGCGGGCGCGGGCGACGGCCCGACTGCGAGCGCCGTGGTCGCCGACCTGATCGACATCGCCCGCACCGAATTCGGCCCGCCCTATGCGATGCCCGCCACCAGCCTGGCCGCCGAGCCGGTCGCCCCCACCGGCGAACGGCGCGGCCGCGCCTATCTGCGCTTCACCGTCGCCGACAAGGTCGGCGTGCTCGCCGAGATCGCTGCAGCGATGCGCGATGCCGGCGTCTCGATCGAATCGCTGATCCAGCGCGGCGCGATGGCCGATGGCAGCGTGCTCGTCGCGATCGTGACGCACGAAGTGCCCGAGCGTTCGATCGCGCAGGCGCTGGAGAAGCTGCGCGGCTCGCCCAGCCTGGCCGGCGAGCCGATGTGGATGCACATTCTGGGCGAATAG